AAACTGACGATGGCACTTAGTGCTTTTAGGTGTTTTACCtcgggttatgttgttgtaagttGTATTTGTGTGTTTGATGAAAGTTTCATATTGTTATACTATTAGTTTGTTTTTTAgggaattattttttttaaaaaatatgacCATCAAAAGTACAGGCAAGAGGTTCCTAAAAAGACATTGTAGTTGTGACTTGTGAGATCATCCCCGTGAAGGTGGGAACACGTGGATACAAAAATCAACATATACAAAATCACAACAATATAGGGTTTACAACACATACACACATctattaaattttaattaaaaattaaataaaatccacATAATAAATAGTAAAAATGTATTACGGAGTATATAAATAGATTTTCACCCAAAAACCCCTTCCAATTGTCCTGCAACCAAACTCATGCCTTATGGAGAAGTAGCCGCCACCCTCTTTCTTTCTCTCTACAATTGCCCTTATTTCTTCATACCCATCTCAGGTAATCACCTAAATTAATCGGCtttaatctttaaatcttcaccaaATCCTATCAAGTTTTGATTTTTTCATCTGGGGTTCATACATTTATTGAGAATGTTGACTCCTTTGGTCAAATGGGGCTGCTTTTCAAAATCTTGATTAGGGTTTTTCGTTAAATCTTGATGTTTATGTACAGTACTTTGTTTTGATCTTTTGTAATGGAAAGTAGGGTTCTTGATGGATTTGTTTTGTGGGTTGTGAATATTTTCAGATAAAAGGTTGTCTTTTGATTTCACGTGTGATTTGTGAGGATTAATATATTGATTTTTGAGGTTAAATTTCATTGATTCTGTTACGGATCCAGGTTTAAATGTTTAGAAGTACATTTCTATGCTTGAAAATGTAGTCAAATAGAATGATCCTGATTCCTGGAGTCACAAACAAGAAACTGTTTAATAGCTCGGGCTcttaaaaaaattgttttttttttctttaagtATTGGATAGTGATTgggtattttttttatcactttcaGAAGAGCAAAACATTACATATGGATATCACAATTTTTATAATTTATGATCATGTTATGTCTTTGTGTCAAAATCATTTTCATAGAATGTCTGAATTACTCGAAGAAAACTCATATGATCAAGTTTATAGATCAACTGTTTTTAGTCTTGATAAAAGTAGTACCTAGGTGCATTTGGTGAATATGATTGACTTTTTAAGTCTGATTTGTTAGTAATCGTTTAATTTTGGATTTCTAATGGGGAGTTTGTATGCTAGATTGAATGATGGTTTTGTGTTTGTATTGTATAAAGCTTacaaatttatagcaaaatattttTCTTTTATGTTGAACATTTTTCATACTTGCTCGCCATTAACACCCTTataaagatttggactttttgataGTGGTACGCTAcatatcttctttttttttttcgtATTTGAAGAGTAAATGCACGATCTTTGGTTGAAATTCATACATTTTTGttaaaaatatgtattatttatgcAGACCATGTTGCGTACAAAGCAGCTCGGTACTCTGTCCCAGTCAGCCAGGTCGTTTTTCCTCAGTGGGACAAGATGTAGTGCAGACGGGAGCTCATGCACGTGTCCAGAAGACGAAGCTTGCACTTCGAAAAGGCAAATCGTCACCAATAATGGAGCCCACATTCATCAAACTAAATCCAACTTGGTTCCCAAAAGCGTATTGACCCCTAGCAAAACCGAGTCCAAGAGAGTAGACCATTCAGCTTCTCACCCGTTAAAGTCAACGCCTTTGGTGAAAAATGAATGTGTAAGTTATGCTGATGAAATTGACACGGTGCAGCCGTCTAGCCTCTCAACGGGACATTTTGTTAGAGCTGGGATTGCAGCTGTTAACTTTTTAAACGATGTGGTTAACTACAAGATTCCGTTAACTGAAGGGAGCTCGTTTGTTGACACGAATCAGAACTTCGTTGTTCAAAAGAACCGTTCTTCAACCGTTAAAACTTACAAGAAGGTTGAAGTTGATGCAACTAATTTAACTGACGTTGCCAATTCATCAAATGTGAAAACTTACAAAAAGGTTGAACCACAAGCATCTGGTCCCACAACAAGACCCAATGCTAATATCGCTCCAAATGTTAGCAAAGTTAGACCTGAAAAGTATGCCTCGGGTAATAGTCAAAGTCAAAATCAGTATACGGTCAAAAGCGGGAGGAAAAAGTCAAAAGACTGTGTAAACCATTTCGTGGTTGGTCAACGAGCTCCTGAATACCAAGCAGCCAGAACGGTTTCTGTAAGGGAAGCGCGTGGGATGTCAACAAAGCCCGTTTATCAAACGGGCCGACAGTTTTTGGGTTCGGGTCATGTGGTGGAGAGCGTTAGTCAGATACTACGACATCTGAAGTGGGGCCCAGCAGCCGAAGAGGCTCTATGGAATCTCAATTGTTCGTTGGACGCGTATCAAGCGAATCAAGTACTTAAACAGCTTCAAGATCCTTCAGTAGCTCTTAGCTTTTTCTATTGGTTGAAAAAGCAGCCCGGATTCAAGCACGATGGTCATACTTACACAACCATGGTTGGCATTTTGGGTCGGGCCAAACAGTTTGGGGCGATTAACAAGTTACTTGATCAAATGGTGCAAGACGGGTATCCACCAAATGTAGTAACATATAATCGCCTCATTCATAGTTATGGGCGGGCTAACTTTCTTAACAAATCTCTCGACGTTTTTGAGCAGATGCAACGAGAAGGTATTAAACCGGATCGAGTCACTTACTGCACGCTCATCGACATACACGCGAAAGCGGGCTATCTCGATGTAGCAATGGGCATGTATCAGAGGATGCAAGAAGCCGGGCTTTCGCCCGATACGTTCACGTTTAGTGTCATAATTAATTGTTTAGGTAAAGCGGGTCATTTAGATGCAGCATTgaaactattttacgaaatggtaAATCAGGGTTGCGTGCCGAATTTGGTTACTTATAATATCATGATTGCTTTACAGGCGAAAGCAAGAAATTATCCGATTGCATTGCAGCTTTATCGTGATATGCAAAATGCGGGTTTTGAGCCCGATAAAGTGACTTACAGTATAGTAATGGAGGTTTATGGTCACTGTGGGTATCTTGAAGAAGCTGAGGAGGTTTTTAAAGTGATGACTAGTAAAAATTGGGTCCCGGATGAGCCCGTTTACGGGCTTCTTGTCGATTTATGGGGTAAATCGGGAAACGTTGAAAAGGCGTGGGGTTGGTATCGGGCCATGTTAAATGCTGGTTTGCTTCCGAACGTGCCGACGTGTAATTCGTTGTTGAGTGCTTTTCTTCGGGTACATCGGCTTTCGGATGCATATAATTTAGTTCGCAGTATGCACAGTTTAGGATTAAACCCTAGTTTACAGACTTATACGTTGTTGCTTAGTTGTTGTACAGAGGCCCAGACGTCGTTTGACATGAGGTTTTGTTACGAGTTGATGCAAGTTACGGGCCACCCTGCAGATGCGTTTCTACGGTCAATGCCGTCTGCGGGACCCGACGGGCAAAACGTGCGGGACCATGCTAGCGGGTTTTTGGATCTTATGCATAGCGAGGATCGGGAGAGCAAACGAGGGCTTATCGATGCGGTGGTGGACTTTTTACATAAGTCGGGGCTCAGGGAGGAAGCGGGCTCGGTTTGGGAAGTAGCGGCTCAGAAAAACGTGTACCCGGATGCGGTCCACGAGAAAAGCGCGTGTTATTGGTTGATTAATCTTCATGTGATGTCAGATGGGACTGCGGTGACAGCATTATCTAGGACGTTAGCGTGGTTTCGTAGGGAGATGTTGGCGTCGGGCATTTGTCCAAGTAGGATTGATATAGTGACTGGGTGGGGCCGTAGGAGCCGGGTCACGGGTAGTTCATTGGTTAGGCAATCGGTTCAGGAGTTGTTGAGTAATTTTCGGTCTCCTTTTACTACTGAGAATGGGAACTCGGGCTGCTTTGTCGGGTGGGGCGAACCACTTAGTAACTGGTTGGGTCAATCATACGTCGAACGGATGCATTTACTGTAGAAATAATGAAGATTGAGATGATTCAGGATAACATTTTTGGGTTTTTGAGAATTTGCTCAAAAACAGGTGATCTGATGAACTAGAGATTTTGCAGTGGTATGGGACTGGTTCTCTTTTGTATTTATGATtaagaagcaaaaaaaaaaaaaaaaacttttattattattattttattattactattactatttgtTTTTCTTATTATAGTAGGGTTTGTTTATTTGTGATTCCTTGAACTATATTTTTTGAatgttaaataattatttttagtcAAGCTACCATCTTTTATGTTGATCATCATTGTATTTTTCTTCATGTTAGTCTGTCTACTAATCTATTTTGTGCAGTACGATCTTTTAGATGTGGGGCAACACGTCAAAATGGGTTTGTTTTCAACAGGTTTAGATCGAAGCGAGTCATTTTAAAATTAACGAATAACAGATTATTTAACACACTTATAGGATTTCTCTTAGCTTTTTTCGCTCACCCGTTTCCACAAATCGTTAAGTAGTTTAGGCATACCGAAATAACATATGTTCCGGTAACCTTTTATTTTCAGGTGAGAGAGTGATCTGTATA
This genomic window from Rutidosis leptorrhynchoides isolate AG116_Rl617_1_P2 chromosome 2, CSIRO_AGI_Rlap_v1, whole genome shotgun sequence contains:
- the LOC139892439 gene encoding pentatricopeptide repeat-containing protein At1g74750-like — encoded protein: MLRTKQLGTLSQSARSFFLSGTRCSADGSSCTCPEDEACTSKRQIVTNNGAHIHQTKSNLVPKSVLTPSKTESKRVDHSASHPLKSTPLVKNECVSYADEIDTVQPSSLSTGHFVRAGIAAVNFLNDVVNYKIPLTEGSSFVDTNQNFVVQKNRSSTVKTYKKVEVDATNLTDVANSSNVKTYKKVEPQASGPTTRPNANIAPNVSKVRPEKYASGNSQSQNQYTVKSGRKKSKDCVNHFVVGQRAPEYQAARTVSVREARGMSTKPVYQTGRQFLGSGHVVESVSQILRHLKWGPAAEEALWNLNCSLDAYQANQVLKQLQDPSVALSFFYWLKKQPGFKHDGHTYTTMVGILGRAKQFGAINKLLDQMVQDGYPPNVVTYNRLIHSYGRANFLNKSLDVFEQMQREGIKPDRVTYCTLIDIHAKAGYLDVAMGMYQRMQEAGLSPDTFTFSVIINCLGKAGHLDAALKLFYEMVNQGCVPNLVTYNIMIALQAKARNYPIALQLYRDMQNAGFEPDKVTYSIVMEVYGHCGYLEEAEEVFKVMTSKNWVPDEPVYGLLVDLWGKSGNVEKAWGWYRAMLNAGLLPNVPTCNSLLSAFLRVHRLSDAYNLVRSMHSLGLNPSLQTYTLLLSCCTEAQTSFDMRFCYELMQVTGHPADAFLRSMPSAGPDGQNVRDHASGFLDLMHSEDRESKRGLIDAVVDFLHKSGLREEAGSVWEVAAQKNVYPDAVHEKSACYWLINLHVMSDGTAVTALSRTLAWFRREMLASGICPSRIDIVTGWGRRSRVTGSSLVRQSVQELLSNFRSPFTTENGNSGCFVGWGEPLSNWLGQSYVERMHLL